A portion of the Meriones unguiculatus strain TT.TT164.6M chromosome 11, Bangor_MerUng_6.1, whole genome shotgun sequence genome contains these proteins:
- the Wrap53 gene encoding telomerase Cajal body protein 1 isoform X2: MRTSEERLLAPDSLAADQAPAPAPQASPVATDTASELVPPPCAGDHQPPAATEAVAGPAVSPEPPQGDPGSPSAPVEVRTPRVSSPRTEEQGLSENASPPVEDRIRPELAPEEAVEGVSEEPAAVDEGDIFWSYCFSQAPRYLSGSWSEFGTHPENFLKGCKWAPDGSCILTNSADNVLRIYNLPPELYSEGEQTEYAEMVPVLRMVEGDTIYDYCWYSLMSSSQPDTSYVASSSRENPIHIWDAFTGELRASFRAYNHLDELTAAHSLCFSPDGSQLFCGFNRTVRVFSTSRPGRDCEVRPTFAKKQGQNGIISCMAFSPSQPLYACGSYGRTLGLYAWDDGSLLALLGGHQGGITHLCFHPDGNLFFSGARKDAELLCWDLRQPGHLLWSLSREVSTNQRIYFDLDPSGQFLVSGNTSGIVSVWDISKGFSDSQQLEPVMTFLPQKDCTNGPSPQLASAGHCFRPTRVSRAHQ; encoded by the exons ATGAGGACGTCGGAGGAGCGCCTCTTAGCCCCGGACAGCCTCGCTGCTGACCAGGCTCCGGCCCCGGCGCCCCAGGCGTCCCCCGTGGCTACAGATACAGCGTCTGAACTGGTGCCACCGCCGTGCGCTGGAGACCACCAGCCCCCGGCAGCCACCGAGGCCGTGGCTGGCCCGGCTGTGTCCCCGGAGCCGCCGCAGGGGGACCCAGGCTCTCCGTCCGCTCCCGTGGAAGTTCGTACTCCCCGTGTGTCGAGTCCTCGAACCGAGGAGCAAGGACTTTCGGAAAACGCGAGCCCTCCTGTAGAAGACAGGATCCGGCCTGAGCTGGCGCCAGAAGAAGCCGTGGAAGGAGTGTCTGAGGAGCCGGCTGCGGTGGATGAGGGGGACAT CTTCTGGAGCTACTGCTTCTCGCAGGCGCCCCGGTACCTCAGCGGGTCCTGGTCCGAGTTCGGCACCCACCCCGAGAACTTCTTGAAAGGTTGTAAGTG gGCCCCCGATGGCTCCTGTATCTTGACCAATAGTGCTGACAATGTCCTCCGGATTTACAACCTCCCTCCGGAATTGTACAGCGAAGGAGAGCAGACGGAATATGCAGAGATG GTTCCTGTCCTCCGAATGGTGGAGGGTGACACCATCTATGATTACTGCTGGTATTCTCTGATGTCCTCCTCCCAGCCAGACACCTCCTA TGTGGCCAGCAGCAGCCGCGAGAACCCGATTCACATCTGGGACGCCTTCACGGGAGAGCTCCGGGCTTCCTTCCGCGCATACAACCACCTG GACGAGTTGACAGCGGCCCACTCACTCTGCTTCTCCCCGGATGGTTCCCAGCTCTTTTGTGGCTTCAACCGGACTGTGCGTGTGTTTTCCACATCCAGGCCCGGCAGAGACTGCGAGGTGCGACCCACATTTG CCAAGAAGCAGGGCCAGAACGGCATCATCTCCTGCATGGCCTTCAGCCCGTCCCAGCCCCTCTACGCCTGTGGCTCCTACGGCCGCACCCTGGGCCTGTACGCCTGGGACGATGGCTCGCTTCTCGCCTTGCTGGGAGGCCATCAGGGGGGTATCACCCACCTTTGCTTTCACCCTGATGGCAACCTCTTCTTCTCAGGAGCCCGAAAG GATGCTGAGCTTCTGTGCTGGGATCTCAGGCAGCCCGGCCACCTCCTGTGGTCCCTGAGTCGGGAAGTGAGCACCAATCAGCGCATCTACTTTGATCTGGACCC GAGTGGGCAGTTCCTGGTGAGCGGCAACACCAGTGGCATTGTCTCCGTGTGGGACATCAGCAAGGGTTTCAGCGACAGCCAGCAGCTGGAACCTGTGATGACCTTTCTGCCCCAGAAGGACTGCACCAACGGA CCTTCACCCCAGCTTGCCTCTGCTGGCCACTGCTTCCGGCCAACGCGTGTTTCCAGAGCCCACCAGTAG
- the Wrap53 gene encoding telomerase Cajal body protein 1 isoform X1: MRTSEERLLAPDSLAADQAPAPAPQASPVATDTASELVPPPCAGDHQPPAATEAVAGPAVSPEPPQGDPGSPSAPVEVRTPRVSSPRTEEQGLSENASPPVEDRIRPELAPEEAVEGVSEEPAAVDEGDIFWSYCFSQAPRYLSGSWSEFGTHPENFLKGCKWAPDGSCILTNSADNVLRIYNLPPELYSEGEQTEYAEMVPVLRMVEGDTIYDYCWYSLMSSSQPDTSYVASSSRENPIHIWDAFTGELRASFRAYNHLDELTAAHSLCFSPDGSQLFCGFNRTVRVFSTSRPGRDCEVRPTFAKKQGQNGIISCMAFSPSQPLYACGSYGRTLGLYAWDDGSLLALLGGHQGGITHLCFHPDGNLFFSGARKDAELLCWDLRQPGHLLWSLSREVSTNQRIYFDLDPSGQFLVSGNTSGIVSVWDISKGFSDSQQLEPVMTFLPQKDCTNGVSLHPSLPLLATASGQRVFPEPTSSGDEGEPEPDRPLLSLCHTHPESQLQLWWCGGGPDPSSPDDQDEKGRGRMEGCEPI; encoded by the exons ATGAGGACGTCGGAGGAGCGCCTCTTAGCCCCGGACAGCCTCGCTGCTGACCAGGCTCCGGCCCCGGCGCCCCAGGCGTCCCCCGTGGCTACAGATACAGCGTCTGAACTGGTGCCACCGCCGTGCGCTGGAGACCACCAGCCCCCGGCAGCCACCGAGGCCGTGGCTGGCCCGGCTGTGTCCCCGGAGCCGCCGCAGGGGGACCCAGGCTCTCCGTCCGCTCCCGTGGAAGTTCGTACTCCCCGTGTGTCGAGTCCTCGAACCGAGGAGCAAGGACTTTCGGAAAACGCGAGCCCTCCTGTAGAAGACAGGATCCGGCCTGAGCTGGCGCCAGAAGAAGCCGTGGAAGGAGTGTCTGAGGAGCCGGCTGCGGTGGATGAGGGGGACAT CTTCTGGAGCTACTGCTTCTCGCAGGCGCCCCGGTACCTCAGCGGGTCCTGGTCCGAGTTCGGCACCCACCCCGAGAACTTCTTGAAAGGTTGTAAGTG gGCCCCCGATGGCTCCTGTATCTTGACCAATAGTGCTGACAATGTCCTCCGGATTTACAACCTCCCTCCGGAATTGTACAGCGAAGGAGAGCAGACGGAATATGCAGAGATG GTTCCTGTCCTCCGAATGGTGGAGGGTGACACCATCTATGATTACTGCTGGTATTCTCTGATGTCCTCCTCCCAGCCAGACACCTCCTA TGTGGCCAGCAGCAGCCGCGAGAACCCGATTCACATCTGGGACGCCTTCACGGGAGAGCTCCGGGCTTCCTTCCGCGCATACAACCACCTG GACGAGTTGACAGCGGCCCACTCACTCTGCTTCTCCCCGGATGGTTCCCAGCTCTTTTGTGGCTTCAACCGGACTGTGCGTGTGTTTTCCACATCCAGGCCCGGCAGAGACTGCGAGGTGCGACCCACATTTG CCAAGAAGCAGGGCCAGAACGGCATCATCTCCTGCATGGCCTTCAGCCCGTCCCAGCCCCTCTACGCCTGTGGCTCCTACGGCCGCACCCTGGGCCTGTACGCCTGGGACGATGGCTCGCTTCTCGCCTTGCTGGGAGGCCATCAGGGGGGTATCACCCACCTTTGCTTTCACCCTGATGGCAACCTCTTCTTCTCAGGAGCCCGAAAG GATGCTGAGCTTCTGTGCTGGGATCTCAGGCAGCCCGGCCACCTCCTGTGGTCCCTGAGTCGGGAAGTGAGCACCAATCAGCGCATCTACTTTGATCTGGACCC GAGTGGGCAGTTCCTGGTGAGCGGCAACACCAGTGGCATTGTCTCCGTGTGGGACATCAGCAAGGGTTTCAGCGACAGCCAGCAGCTGGAACCTGTGATGACCTTTCTGCCCCAGAAGGACTGCACCAACGGAGTGAG CCTTCACCCCAGCTTGCCTCTGCTGGCCACTGCTTCCGGCCAACGCGTGTTTCCAGAGCCCACCAGTAGTGGGGATGAAGGCGAGCCGGAGCCGGACCGTCCTCTGCTCTCCCTGTGCCACACCCACCCTGAAAGCCAGCTTCAGCTCTGGTGGTGCGGAGGGGGACCAGACCCCAGTAGCCCTGATGACCAGGATGAGAAGGGGCGGGGAAGGATGGAGGGCTGTGAGCCAATATAA
- the Efnb3 gene encoding ephrin-B3 isoform X2: MGAPHFGPGGVQVGALLLLGFAGLVSGLSLEPVYWNSANKRFQAEGGYVLYPQIGDRLDLLCPRARPPGPHSSPSYEFYKLYLVGGAQGRRCEAPPAPNLLLTCDRPDLDLRFTIKFQEYSPNLWGHEFRSHHDYYIIATSDGTREGLESLQGGVCLTRGMKVLLRVGQSPRGGAVPRKPVSEVPMERDRGAAHSLEPGKDSLPGLFSSSSLASSSLHLLFTLLASCPSCASHVSPGLGHQSVSPLGSWPFSTFHTNCSPGSAKSRGLLGGKIPPPHSGHGHGASFPALL; encoded by the exons ATGGGGGCCCCCCATTTTGGGCCAGGGGGTGTGCAAGTCGGGGCCCTGCTGCTGCTAGGTTTTGCGGGGCTGGTGTCTGGACTCAGCCTGGAGCCCGTCTACTGGAACTCGGCGAATAAGAG GTTCCAGGCAGAGGGCGGCTACGTGCTCTACCCTCAGATTGGGGACCGGCTAGACCTCCTTTGCCCCCGGGCCCGGCCTCCTGGCCCCCACTCCTCTCCCAGTTATGAGTTCTACAAACTGTATCTAGTAGGGGGTGCCCAGGGTCGGCGCTGTGAGGCACCCCCCGCCCCAAACCTCCTTCTCACCTGTGACCGGCCAGACCTGGACCTCCGCTTCACCATCAAGTTCCAGGAGTACAGCCCTAACCTCTGGGGCCATGAGTTCCGGTCCCACCACGATTACTACATCATTG CCACGTCAGATGGGACCCGGGAAGGCCTGGAGAGCTTGCAGGGAGGCGTGTGTCTAACGAGGGGTATGAAGGTGCTTCTGCGCGTGGGACAAA GTCCCCGAGGAGGGGCTGTACCCCGGAAACCTGTGTCTGAGGTGCCCATGGAGAGGGACCGAGGGGCAGCTCACAGCCTGGAACCCGGGAAGGACAGCCTGCCAG gtctgttctcttcctcctccctagCCTCCTCCTCCTTGCATCTCCTTTTTACCCTCTTGGCTTCTTGTCCTTCCTGTGCCTCTCACGTGTCTCCTGGGTTGGGGCATCAAAGTGTCTCTCCACTCGGCTCTTGGCCCTTTTCAACTTTTCATACCAACTGCTCCCCTGGGTCTGCCAAAAGTCGGGGGCTCTTGGGGGGAaagattccccccccccactccgGGCATGGGCACGGGGCCTCTTTCCCTGCCCTTCTGTGA
- the Efnb3 gene encoding ephrin-B3 isoform X1, giving the protein MGAPHFGPGGVQVGALLLLGFAGLVSGLSLEPVYWNSANKRFQAEGGYVLYPQIGDRLDLLCPRARPPGPHSSPSYEFYKLYLVGGAQGRRCEAPPAPNLLLTCDRPDLDLRFTIKFQEYSPNLWGHEFRSHHDYYIIATSDGTREGLESLQGGVCLTRGMKVLLRVGQSPRGGAVPRKPVSEVPMERDRGAAHSLEPGKDSLPGDPNSNATRGAEGPLPPPSMPAVAGAAGGLALLLLGVAGAGGAMCWRRRRAKPSESRHPGPGSFGRGGSLGLGGGGGLGPREAEPGELGIALRGGGAADPPFCPHYEKVSGDYGHPVYIVQDGPPQSPPNIYYKV; this is encoded by the exons ATGGGGGCCCCCCATTTTGGGCCAGGGGGTGTGCAAGTCGGGGCCCTGCTGCTGCTAGGTTTTGCGGGGCTGGTGTCTGGACTCAGCCTGGAGCCCGTCTACTGGAACTCGGCGAATAAGAG GTTCCAGGCAGAGGGCGGCTACGTGCTCTACCCTCAGATTGGGGACCGGCTAGACCTCCTTTGCCCCCGGGCCCGGCCTCCTGGCCCCCACTCCTCTCCCAGTTATGAGTTCTACAAACTGTATCTAGTAGGGGGTGCCCAGGGTCGGCGCTGTGAGGCACCCCCCGCCCCAAACCTCCTTCTCACCTGTGACCGGCCAGACCTGGACCTCCGCTTCACCATCAAGTTCCAGGAGTACAGCCCTAACCTCTGGGGCCATGAGTTCCGGTCCCACCACGATTACTACATCATTG CCACGTCAGATGGGACCCGGGAAGGCCTGGAGAGCTTGCAGGGAGGCGTGTGTCTAACGAGGGGTATGAAGGTGCTTCTGCGCGTGGGACAAA GTCCCCGAGGAGGGGCTGTACCCCGGAAACCTGTGTCTGAGGTGCCCATGGAGAGGGACCGAGGGGCAGCTCACAGCCTGGAACCCGGGAAGGACAGCCTGCCAG GTGACCCCAACAGCAATGCAACCCGGGGTGCTGAAGGCCCCCTGCCCCCTCCCAGCATGCCCGCGGTGGCTGGGGCCGCAGGGGGGCTGGCGCTGCTCTTGCTGGGCGTGGCAGGGGCTGGGGGTGCCATGTGTTGGCGGAGACGGCGGGCCAAGCCTTCGGAGAGTCGCCACCCTGGTCCTGGCTCCTTTGGGAGGGGAGGGtctctgggcctgggtggtggaGGGGGGCTGGGACCTCGGGAGGCTGAGCCTGGGGAGCTAGGGATAGCCCTGCGGGGTGGGGGGGCTGCAGACCCCCCCTTCTGCCCCCACTATGAGAAGGTGAGTGGCGACTACGGGCACCCCGTATACATTGTGCAGGACGGGCCCCCCCAGAGCCCTCCGAACATCTACTATAAGGTATGA